In Leptospira montravelensis, the genomic window CCAATTGCTACGGCAGGACGAGTTTGGTCAAAAGCGCCCATCGCAATTTTGAACCCTTCCCCTTCTTTTCCGATCATGTTTTCTTTTGGAACTTTTACATCTTCAAACGTAACTCCACGAGTATCGGAACAACGTTGCCCCATATTTTTTTCTTTTTTACCGACGATAATTCCAGGAGATTTGGCATCGACGATGAAACCTGTCATACCTTTGTGACCGGCATTTGGATCAGTTTTTGCTAAAACAAAAAACCAATCTGCATGGCCGGCATTTGTGATCCACATTTTGGATCCGTTGATGATGTATTCGTCACCCACTCGTTTTGCTGTGGTGCGGATACCGGCTACGTCAGATCCAGCACCTGGCTCCGTTACTGCATAAGCAGCCAATGTGAAATTTTCAGTCATTGGTTGGATGTATTTTTTCATTACATAATCGTCAGCACCTAACAATACCGGCGCGAGTGCTAAGTTGTTTGCTAGGATGGCTGTTGCCATTCCCGAACAACCGTAAAATAATTCTTCGGAAGCAATCAGTTCATCCAAAACACCGAGCCCAGACCCACCGTATTCCACGGGGATATGCATATTCATAAGGCCTACATCAAAAGCTTTCTTTAAAATTTCTTTCGGATATTCACCTGTGTGGTCATGGTGTTCCGCCTTGGGAATCATTTCATTTTTGGCGAAATCTTTCGCTAAGTCGCGTAGGGCTTTTTGTTCATCGGTGATAGAAAAGTCGATCATGGTATGCCTTATAGATGTTTTTTTACAGTACTTTGGAATTTTCTCTCTGAGTCAAGAAACTAGGGCGACTTAAATCTGTTGAAAAATCTTTTGAATCAAAAATCCTAGCCTTGGGAGAAAACAATGTCAGGACACTCGAAATGGGCGACGATTCGA contains:
- a CDS encoding acyl-CoA dehydrogenase family protein translates to MIDFSITDEQKALRDLAKDFAKNEMIPKAEHHDHTGEYPKEILKKAFDVGLMNMHIPVEYGGSGLGVLDELIASEELFYGCSGMATAILANNLALAPVLLGADDYVMKKYIQPMTENFTLAAYAVTEPGAGSDVAGIRTTAKRVGDEYIINGSKMWITNAGHADWFFVLAKTDPNAGHKGMTGFIVDAKSPGIIVGKKEKNMGQRCSDTRGVTFEDVKVPKENMIGKEGEGFKIAMGAFDQTRPAVAIGAVGVARAALDHSIRYANTRNAFGKPISVNQGVSFMIAEMARDIEAGRLLCWQSAWLIDNKFRNTYQASIAKVFCADMAMRVTTDAVQIFGGYGFNEEYPVEKLMRDAKIFQIYEGTSQIQRVIISKFLNDGVGIETPNA